A genomic stretch from Macaca nemestrina isolate mMacNem1 chromosome 16, mMacNem.hap1, whole genome shotgun sequence includes:
- the POGLUT2 gene encoding protein O-glucosyltransferase 2 isoform X4: MFSILLLYCFFLATLPALAETGGEKQLSPEKSEIWGPGLKADVVLPARYFYIQAVDTSGNKFTSSPGEKVFQVKVSAPEEQFTRVGVQVLDRKDGSFIVRYRMYASYKNLKVEVKFQGQHVAKSPYILKGPVYHENCDCPLQDSAAWLQEMNCPETIAQIQRDLAHFPTVDPEKIAVEIPKRFGQRQSLCHYTLKDNKVYIKTHGEHVGFRIFMDAILLSLTRKVKMPDMEFFVNLGDWPLEKKKSNADIHPIFSWCGSTDSKDIVMPTYDLTDSVLETMGRVSLDMMSVQANTGPPWESKNSTAVWRGRDSRKERLELVKLSRKHPELIDAAFTNFFFFKHDESLYGPIVKHISFFDFFKHKYQINIDGTVAAYRLPYLLVGDSVVLKQDSIYYEHFYNELQPWKHYIPVKSNLSDLLEKLKWAKDHDEEAKKIAKAGQEFARNNLMGDDIFCYYFKLFQCQVCLGLLC; encoded by the exons ATGTTTAGCATTTTGCTACTTTATTGCTTCTTTCTGGCGACGCTTCCAGCACTCGCCGAGACCGGCGGAGAAAAGCAGCTGAGCCCGGAGAAGAGCGAAATATGGGGACCCGGGCTAAAAGCAGACGTCGTCCTTCCCGCCCGCTATTTCTATATTCAGGCAGTGGATACATCAGGGAATAA ATTCACATCTTCTCCAGGCGAAAAGGTCTTCCAGGTGAAAGTCTCAGCACCAGAGGAGCAATTCACTAGAGTAGGAGTCCAGGTTTTAGACCGAAAAGATGGGTCCTTCATAGTAAGATACAGAATGTATGCAAGCTACAAAAATCTGAAGGTGGAAGTTAAATTCCAAGGTCAGCATGTGGCCAAATCCCcgtatattttaaaag GGCCGGTTTACCATGAGAATTGTGACTGTCCGTTGCAAGATAGTGCAGCCTGGCTACAGGAGATGAACTGCCCTGAAACCATTGCTCAGATTCAGAGAGATTTGGCACATTTCCCTACTGTGGATCCAGAAAAGATTGCAGTAGAAATCCCAAAAAGATTTGGACAGAGGCAGAGCCTGTGTCACTACACCTTAAAGGATAACAAG GTTTATATCAAGACTCACGGTGAACATGTAGGTTTTAGAATTTTCATGGATGCCATACTACTTTCTTTGACTAGAAAG gtGAAGATGCCAGATATGGAGTTCTTTGTTAATTTGGGAGACTGgcctttggaaaaaaagaaatccaatgCAGACATCCATCCAATCTTTTCCTGGTGTGGCTCCACAGATTCCAAGGATATCGTGATGCCTACCTACGACTTGACTGATTCTGTTCTGGAAACCATGGGCCG GGTAAGTCTGGATATGATGTCCGTGCAAGCTAACACGGGTCCTCCCTGGGAAAGCAAAAATTCCACTGCCGTCTGGAGAGGGCGAGACAGCCGCAAAGAGAGACTCGAGCTGGTTAAACTCAGTAGAAAACACCCGGAACTCATAGACGCTGCTTTCAccaactttttcttctttaaacacGATGAAAGCCTGTATGGTCCCATCGTgaaacacatttcattttttgatttCTTCAAG CATAAGTATCAAATAAATATCGATGGCACTGTGGCAGCTTACCGCCTGCCATATTTGCTAGTTGGTGACAGTGTTGTCCTGAAGCAGGACTCCATctactatgaacatttttataatgaGCTGCAGCCCTGGAAACACTACATTCCAGTTAAGAGCAACCTGAGCGATCTGCTAGAAAAacttaaatgggcaaaagatcacGATGAAGAG